The Acidobacteriota bacterium genome window below encodes:
- the moeB gene encoding molybdopterin-synthase adenylyltransferase MoeB, whose product MAHRVLIPTPLRPYTGDRDAVELEGETVGELLAALTSQYSALRPHLFAEDGRLRSFVNVYVNDEDIRHLARDATRVKNGDVVSIVPSVAGGAPAAVAPAHDLTPDEVQRYSRHLILPEVGVEGQRRLKAARVLCVGAGGLGSPAALYLAAAGVGTLGIVDFDAVDASNLQRQILHGTNDVGRSKLESARDRLGALNPGVRIETHEHALSSANALRILRDYDVVLDGTDNFATRYLVNDACVILGKPNAYGSIFRFEGQASVFGVPGGPCYRCLYPEPPPPGLVPSCAEGGVLGVLPGVIGTIQATETIKLILGSGTTLAGRLLLYDAWTMRFRELKLRRDPACPVCGDQPTIRELIDYEQFCGAAASAVAAPPAALPPSLESDVRELKAAIDAGRAPYILDVREPQEFQICRIPGSTLIPLGQLGGRVPELLSASAGRPIVVHCKSGVRSAKAVHLLRERGVEQVRNLKGGILAWIDQIDPSQPKY is encoded by the coding sequence ATGGCGCATCGGGTTCTGATTCCTACGCCGCTCCGGCCCTACACCGGCGATCGCGACGCGGTGGAGCTTGAAGGCGAGACCGTCGGCGAGCTGCTCGCCGCGCTGACCTCGCAATACTCGGCCTTGCGGCCGCACCTCTTTGCGGAGGACGGCCGCCTGCGCAGCTTCGTCAACGTGTACGTGAACGACGAAGACATCCGTCACCTGGCGCGCGATGCCACTCGCGTGAAGAACGGGGACGTCGTGAGCATCGTGCCGTCGGTCGCCGGGGGGGCTCCCGCCGCCGTGGCCCCGGCGCACGATCTCACGCCGGACGAAGTGCAGCGCTACAGCCGCCATCTGATCCTGCCCGAGGTTGGCGTGGAAGGGCAGCGGCGGCTCAAAGCGGCGCGCGTCCTCTGCGTCGGCGCTGGAGGGCTGGGATCGCCGGCCGCCCTCTACCTGGCGGCCGCCGGGGTCGGCACGCTCGGCATCGTCGATTTCGACGCGGTCGACGCGAGCAACCTCCAGCGCCAGATCCTCCACGGCACGAACGATGTCGGACGCTCGAAGCTCGAGTCGGCCCGCGATCGGCTCGGAGCGCTCAACCCCGGCGTGCGGATCGAGACGCACGAGCACGCGCTGTCGTCCGCCAATGCGCTGCGGATCCTCCGCGACTACGACGTCGTGCTCGACGGAACCGACAACTTCGCCACGCGCTATCTGGTCAACGATGCCTGCGTGATCCTCGGCAAGCCCAACGCGTACGGCAGCATCTTCCGCTTCGAAGGGCAGGCGTCGGTCTTCGGAGTCCCCGGCGGGCCGTGCTACCGCTGCCTCTATCCGGAGCCGCCGCCCCCCGGGCTCGTGCCGAGCTGCGCCGAAGGGGGAGTGCTCGGTGTGCTGCCGGGCGTCATCGGAACGATTCAGGCGACCGAAACCATCAAGCTCATTCTCGGCTCCGGGACGACGCTGGCGGGCCGGCTGCTCCTGTATGACGCCTGGACGATGCGGTTCCGGGAGTTGAAGCTGCGGAGGGATCCGGCGTGTCCTGTCTGCGGTGACCAGCCGACGATCAGGGAGTTGATTGACTACGAGCAGTTCTGCGGCGCCGCAGCGTCCGCGGTGGCCGCGCCGCCTGCGGCCCTCCCGCCCTCGCTCGAGTCGGACGTGCGCGAGCTGAAGGCCGCCATCGACGCCGGCCGGGCACCGTACATCCTGGACGTGCGCGAGCCGCAGGAATTCCAGATCTGCCGCATTCCCGGCTCGACGCTGATCCCGCTCGGCCAGCTTGGCGGGCGCGTGCCGGAGCTGCTCTCGGCCTCGGCCGGGCGGCCGATTGTCGTGCACTGCAAGTCGGGCGTCCGCAGCGCCAAGGCGGTACACCTGCTGCGCGAGCGCGGTGTCGAACAGGTCAGGAACCTCAAAGGGGGCATCCTCGCCTGGATCGACCAGATCGATCCGAGCCAGCCGAAGTACTAG
- a CDS encoding glutamate--tRNA ligase, which translates to MWKKPLAARVAILGVIALGLLIAQDQATFRVESPHGADSAAFPPFVAALTGAALTSGNRFAQLVDGEQIFPRMLEAVGQARERISLETYIYEPGQIGSQFDRALEAAARRGVRVNIVFDAMGSPEVERETVPRLAAAGARIALFNRPAWYTLEEVNYRTHRKILVVDGRVGFAGGVGVSDNWIGRVEDGKHWRDTQFEIVGPAARYLEGGFSENFIEAADAPVTPDIGSSLPEIGASDQTVVIWSSPTGGGNALKALYLLSIAAARRTLDIASPYFLLDESTTYALDRAVQRGVKVRVLVEGDVTDAKPVKYASRAAYERLLQQGIEIYEYQPIKYNRRMAPRVRFAPSPTGYLHVGGARTALFNWLFARRHGGTFVLRIEDTDVERSSAEMVEGIFDGLRWLGLTWDEGPGAGGAHGPYFQSERLDKYRAMARRLVETGHAYYCYCNPEDLRRQREETEQAAGGWKYPRTCCALSPERTAELEAAGAPRAIRFKVPDAGATTFRDLVHGDIAIPNDTIEDFVVLRSDAHPTYHLSVVADDIDMAITHVVRGDDHISNTPKQVLLYAAFGAPLPAFAHVPLILGPDRKRLSKRHGATSVMEYQKRGILPEAMFNFLALLGWSPGDDREVMTRVELTAAFALEGISGGNAVFNPEKLEWFNQQHIMRMDPSEIARRIELPLRAAGLWREEYRGALRGWFHEVIELLKPRARTLADFVDRGMPFFSDQIVRDHAAAQKHLSDPEILAHLSALRRRFDELDVFEPEILEAALRSTAEARGVKAATLIHATRVAVTGQAVSPGLFEVLTLIGKPRVLRRLEEVEQHAA; encoded by the coding sequence GTGTGGAAGAAGCCGCTGGCCGCGCGGGTCGCCATCCTGGGTGTCATCGCGCTTGGCCTCCTCATCGCCCAGGACCAGGCGACGTTCCGGGTCGAGAGCCCGCACGGCGCCGACAGCGCGGCGTTTCCGCCGTTTGTCGCCGCGCTGACGGGCGCGGCGCTCACCAGCGGCAACCGCTTCGCGCAGCTTGTCGACGGCGAGCAGATCTTTCCGCGCATGCTGGAGGCGGTTGGGCAGGCGCGGGAGCGGATCAGCCTCGAGACCTACATCTACGAGCCCGGGCAGATTGGATCGCAGTTCGACCGCGCGCTCGAGGCCGCCGCCAGGCGTGGCGTGCGCGTGAACATCGTCTTCGACGCGATGGGATCGCCAGAGGTCGAGCGGGAAACAGTCCCGCGGCTCGCGGCGGCCGGCGCCCGAATCGCGCTGTTCAACAGGCCCGCCTGGTACACGCTCGAGGAGGTCAATTACCGAACCCATCGCAAGATCCTCGTCGTGGACGGTCGCGTCGGCTTCGCCGGCGGCGTCGGCGTATCCGACAACTGGATCGGGCGCGTCGAGGACGGCAAGCACTGGCGCGATACCCAGTTCGAGATCGTCGGGCCCGCCGCCAGGTACCTCGAGGGGGGCTTCTCGGAGAACTTCATCGAAGCCGCGGACGCGCCCGTCACGCCTGACATCGGCAGTTCCCTGCCGGAAATCGGCGCCTCCGATCAGACCGTCGTCATCTGGAGCTCGCCGACCGGCGGCGGGAACGCCCTCAAGGCGCTGTACCTGCTCTCCATCGCCGCCGCGAGGCGCACGCTCGACATCGCGTCCCCCTACTTCCTGCTCGACGAGTCCACGACGTATGCGCTCGACCGGGCGGTGCAGCGGGGCGTCAAGGTCCGCGTGCTCGTCGAGGGGGACGTGACCGACGCCAAGCCGGTCAAGTACGCGAGCCGCGCCGCCTACGAGCGCCTGCTGCAGCAGGGGATTGAGATCTACGAATACCAGCCGATTAAATACAATAGAAGGATGGCACCACGCGTCCGCTTCGCGCCGTCGCCCACCGGGTACCTGCACGTCGGCGGCGCCCGTACCGCCCTGTTCAACTGGCTCTTCGCGCGGCGCCATGGCGGCACGTTCGTGCTTCGGATCGAGGACACCGACGTCGAACGGTCGTCGGCTGAAATGGTGGAGGGGATTTTCGACGGCCTCCGCTGGCTTGGCCTGACCTGGGACGAGGGTCCCGGCGCCGGCGGTGCGCACGGCCCCTACTTTCAGTCGGAGCGGCTCGACAAGTACCGCGCGATGGCGCGGCGGCTCGTGGAAACCGGTCACGCGTACTACTGCTACTGCAACCCCGAGGATCTCAGGCGCCAGCGCGAGGAAACGGAACAGGCGGCCGGCGGGTGGAAATACCCGCGCACGTGCTGTGCGCTGTCACCGGAGCGGACCGCGGAGCTCGAAGCCGCCGGCGCCCCGCGCGCGATCCGTTTCAAGGTACCGGACGCGGGCGCGACGACGTTCCGCGATCTCGTGCACGGCGACATCGCGATCCCGAACGACACGATCGAGGACTTCGTCGTCCTGCGGTCCGACGCGCATCCCACGTACCACCTGTCGGTGGTCGCCGACGACATCGACATGGCCATCACGCACGTCGTCCGGGGAGACGATCACATCTCGAACACGCCCAAGCAGGTGTTGTTGTACGCCGCGTTCGGCGCGCCGCTGCCCGCCTTCGCGCACGTGCCGTTGATCCTTGGCCCCGACAGGAAGCGGCTGAGCAAACGGCACGGCGCGACGTCGGTGATGGAGTACCAGAAGCGCGGGATCCTGCCCGAGGCGATGTTCAACTTCCTCGCGCTGCTGGGGTGGTCGCCGGGAGACGATCGCGAGGTGATGACGCGCGTGGAACTGACCGCCGCCTTCGCCCTCGAGGGGATCAGCGGCGGCAATGCCGTGTTCAACCCCGAAAAGCTGGAGTGGTTCAACCAGCAGCACATCATGCGGATGGATCCCTCCGAGATCGCACGGCGGATCGAGCTGCCGCTGCGCGCGGCGGGGCTGTGGCGCGAGGAGTACCGCGGCGCGCTTCGCGGCTGGTTCCACGAGGTGATCGAGCTGCTCAAGCCGCGCGCGAGGACGCTCGCCGACTTCGTCGATCGCGGGATGCCGTTCTTCAGCGATCAGATCGTCCGCGACCACGCGGCCGCGCAGAAACACCTGTCCGACCCCGAAATCCTCGCCCACCTGTCCGCCCTGCGGCGGCGATTCGACGAGCTCGACGTGTTCGAGCCGGAGATCCTGGAGGCGGCGCTCCGGTCGACCGCGGAGGCGCGCGGCGTCAAAGCCGCCACCCTCATTCATGCCACCCGCGTGGCGGTCACAGGCCAGGCCGTCAGTCCGGGACTGTTCGAAGTTCTTACGCTCATTGGCAAGCCGCGGGTACTGCGGCGCCTCGAGGAAGTCGAGCAGCACGCCGCGTAG
- a CDS encoding arsenate reductase ArsC, translated as MNILFLCVGNSARSQMAEGLARHLFGDAAHVQSAGSAPSSVNPLAIAALAELGIDISGHRSKPVGSVKTSDVDIVITLCAEEVCPTLPIKVERLHWPLADPSFVAGTDDERLQRFRETRDEIRSRLLRFGAERGLLRR; from the coding sequence ATGAACATTCTCTTTCTCTGCGTCGGCAACTCGGCTCGCAGCCAGATGGCGGAAGGGCTCGCGCGGCATCTGTTCGGGGATGCCGCCCACGTCCAGAGCGCCGGCAGCGCGCCGTCGAGCGTCAACCCCCTGGCGATTGCCGCGCTGGCCGAGCTCGGCATCGACATCTCGGGCCACCGATCGAAGCCTGTCGGTTCGGTGAAGACCTCGGATGTCGACATCGTCATTACTCTCTGCGCGGAGGAGGTGTGTCCCACGCTTCCCATCAAGGTTGAGCGCCTGCACTGGCCGCTGGCGGACCCGTCCTTCGTCGCGGGTACTGACGACGAGCGGCTGCAGCGTTTTCGCGAGACGCGCGACGAGATTCGTTCCCGGCTGCTGAGGTTCGGCGCGGAGCGCGGGCTTCTCAGGCGCTGA
- a CDS encoding winged helix-turn-helix transcriptional regulator — protein MQRLEEVFKALADCTRLRILGLLAAGEVCVCEIHQSLGLPQPTVSRHLAYLRNAGLVTTRKQGLWVYYSVANANDPVVQAVLDSAAHWVHHAPSVERDAARLEKRTGARPRSGLKFKVLGCCGR, from the coding sequence ATTCAGCGGCTGGAAGAGGTCTTCAAAGCGCTGGCCGACTGCACCCGGCTGCGGATTCTGGGGCTGCTCGCGGCGGGCGAAGTCTGCGTCTGCGAGATCCATCAGAGCCTGGGCCTGCCGCAGCCGACGGTCTCGCGCCACCTCGCCTACCTGCGGAACGCCGGGCTCGTCACGACCCGGAAGCAGGGGCTCTGGGTGTATTACAGCGTCGCGAACGCAAATGACCCGGTGGTTCAGGCCGTGCTCGACTCGGCGGCGCACTGGGTCCATCACGCGCCATCGGTCGAACGCGACGCGGCACGCCTGGAAAAGCGCACCGGCGCGCGCCCGCGCAGCGGGCTCAAGTTCAAGGTCCTCGGCTGCTGCGGACGCTAG
- a CDS encoding cysteine synthase family protein has protein sequence MTIARAATPESIADLIGRTALLRLRQFESGTPGVELYAKAEFQNPGGSVKDRAAAAILREGERAGRLRPGMTILDATSGNTGIAYAMIAAARGYNLRLCVPANVTPERTRTLRAYGADIVLTSAMEGSDGAILEARRLFAQEPGRYFYADQYNNDANWRAHYDTTAPEILDQTGGRVTHFVAGLGTSGTFIGVGRRLREHRRDIRLISVQPDSPMHGIEGLKHMETAIRPGIYDPSLADEDIRVSTERAYALTRRLAQEGLLVGVSSGAALGASLDLAARIREGVIVMIFPDSGTRYLTEHFWDAPEAG, from the coding sequence ATGACTATCGCGCGAGCGGCGACGCCTGAATCGATTGCGGACCTGATCGGCCGGACGGCCCTCCTGCGGCTGCGGCAGTTCGAGAGCGGCACGCCGGGCGTCGAGCTGTACGCAAAGGCCGAGTTCCAGAACCCCGGAGGATCGGTAAAGGACCGCGCCGCGGCGGCCATCCTGCGGGAAGGAGAGCGTGCCGGACGCCTGCGGCCCGGCATGACGATTCTCGACGCCACCTCCGGCAACACGGGGATCGCGTACGCGATGATCGCGGCGGCGCGCGGCTACAACCTGCGGCTGTGCGTGCCCGCGAATGTGACACCCGAGCGGACGCGCACCCTTCGCGCCTACGGCGCCGACATCGTCCTGACGAGCGCGATGGAGGGCTCCGACGGCGCGATCCTCGAAGCCCGCAGGCTTTTCGCGCAGGAGCCCGGCCGCTATTTCTACGCCGATCAGTACAACAACGACGCGAACTGGCGCGCGCACTACGACACCACGGCGCCGGAGATTCTGGATCAGACCGGCGGACGCGTCACGCACTTCGTCGCCGGGCTCGGCACGAGCGGCACGTTCATCGGCGTGGGGCGCCGGCTGCGCGAGCACCGCCGCGACATCCGCCTGATCTCGGTGCAGCCCGACTCGCCGATGCACGGGATCGAAGGGCTGAAGCACATGGAGACCGCGATCCGTCCCGGCATCTACGACCCGTCGCTCGCCGACGAGGACATCCGCGTGTCGACCGAGCGGGCCTACGCGCTGACCCGGCGGCTCGCGCAGGAGGGGCTCCTCGTCGGCGTGTCGAGCGGCGCGGCCCTTGGCGCGAGCCTCGACCTCGCCGCGCGCATCCGCGAAGGGGTCATCGTGATGATCTTCCCGGACAGCGGAACGCGGTACCTGACCGAGCACTTCTGGGACGCACCGGAGGCGGGATGA
- a CDS encoding general stress protein produces the protein MDRSKQREIASKGGKAAHQKGTAHEWTSDEAREAGRKGGLASHRKRRERMAATQGDSTSEVPPTSVDRSMTDDE, from the coding sequence ATGGATCGTTCGAAGCAGCGCGAAATTGCCAGCAAGGGAGGCAAGGCGGCGCATCAGAAAGGGACCGCCCACGAGTGGACGAGCGACGAAGCCCGCGAGGCGGGACGCAAGGGCGGTCTCGCGAGCCACCGGAAGCGGCGCGAGCGAATGGCGGCCACACAGGGAGACAGCACGTCGGAGGTGCCGCCCACCAGTGTCGATCGATCGATGACCGACGACGAGTAG
- a CDS encoding M67 family metallopeptidase translates to MSAIAEDAVAEIRRHAREAYPHECCGALIAADGAIVEAFPLPNTTAGEARRRFLVAPSDYRLAEARAQARRGTLAGFYHSHPDHPARPSQHDLEQAWPNLTYVIVSVGAGVPGELTSWRLREDRSAFEEI, encoded by the coding sequence ATGAGCGCGATCGCGGAAGACGCCGTCGCCGAAATCCGCCGCCACGCCCGGGAGGCGTACCCGCACGAATGCTGCGGGGCGCTCATCGCGGCCGATGGCGCGATCGTCGAGGCGTTCCCTTTGCCGAATACGACCGCCGGCGAGGCGCGCCGCAGGTTTCTCGTCGCACCGTCGGATTACCGGCTCGCCGAGGCGCGGGCGCAGGCGCGCAGGGGAACGCTCGCCGGCTTCTACCACTCGCACCCGGATCATCCGGCGCGCCCCTCGCAGCACGATCTGGAACAGGCCTGGCCCAACCTGACCTACGTCATCGTATCGGTCGGTGCTGGCGTGCCGGGCGAGTTGACGTCCTGGCGGCTCCGCGAAGACCGGTCCGCGTTCGAGGAGATTTGA
- a CDS encoding arsenite methyltransferase — protein MGTSSADLKNAVRERYGAAAARVAHQEKTGCCGPSSCGCSSGDAAASDPITRDLYDVSEIASLPADAVAASLGCGNPTALATLREGEVVLDLGSGGGIDVLLSARRVGPTGKAYGLDMTDEMLALARENQRKSGLTNVDFLRGEIENIPLPDNSVDVIISNCVINLSGDKDRVLREAFRVLKPGGRFAVSDIVRRDGAGIPADVQRNLELWAGCIAGALSGEDYRSKLAAAGFGAVGIEVTRVYHADEARSFIESAGLDYDAIAPAVDGAFLSAFVRAVKPASR, from the coding sequence ATGGGAACCTCATCGGCCGACCTGAAGAACGCCGTCAGGGAGCGTTACGGCGCCGCGGCCGCACGCGTCGCACACCAGGAAAAGACGGGCTGCTGCGGGCCGTCCAGCTGTGGCTGCTCGAGCGGGGACGCGGCAGCCTCCGATCCCATCACCCGGGATCTCTACGACGTGTCGGAGATCGCATCCCTTCCGGCTGACGCCGTTGCGGCGTCGCTCGGCTGCGGAAACCCGACGGCGCTCGCCACGCTCCGCGAAGGGGAAGTGGTGCTCGACCTCGGGTCGGGCGGCGGCATCGACGTGCTCCTCTCCGCGCGCCGCGTCGGACCCACGGGCAAGGCGTACGGTCTCGACATGACCGACGAGATGCTCGCGCTCGCGCGGGAGAACCAGCGCAAGTCCGGCCTCACGAACGTCGACTTTCTCCGCGGCGAAATCGAGAACATCCCGCTCCCGGACAACTCGGTGGACGTGATCATCTCCAACTGCGTGATCAACCTGTCGGGCGACAAGGACCGCGTGCTGCGCGAGGCGTTCCGCGTGCTGAAGCCCGGCGGCCGCTTCGCCGTGTCGGACATCGTCCGCCGTGATGGCGCCGGCATCCCCGCCGACGTGCAGCGCAATCTCGAGCTGTGGGCCGGCTGCATCGCCGGCGCGCTGAGCGGCGAAGACTACAGGTCCAAGCTGGCGGCCGCCGGTTTCGGCGCGGTCGGCATCGAGGTGACGCGCGTCTACCACGCGGACGAGGCGCGCAGCTTCATCGAATCGGCGGGACTGGATTACGATGCGATCGCGCCCGCGGTGGACGGCGCGTTCCTGAGCGCGTTCGTGCGGGCGGTGAAGCCCGCATCACGATGA
- a CDS encoding nitrite/sulfite reductase yields the protein MAAIDDPKTLGRARLSFADAAEIDEFVRVLEQFERGDISADEWRAFRLVRGTYAQRQSDDAQMLRVKIPQGILSAEQLDALADVAARYSRGFAHITTRQNVQFHFVRLHDLEPALRRLADAGLTTREACGNSVRNITACPYAGVAADEVFDVTPYAEALTRHLLRHPLSASLPRKFKIAFEGCTDDHVATAINDIGLTARIWAIDGLPRRGFRVTVAGGTSTLATAGRLLTDFLPAGDLLNLAEAIIRVFHRLGDYKHKQRNRLKFLVRSLGWDAFRAELQEELERFRAGGGVSLPFDPERPPIEEPPAASVAIPPPAAQIAARVAAGKVTGPGVVPRVEPPAAGGPSGFLRWRETNVSSQKQPAYAIATITTPLGDLTADQMRVLGELALAFGDGTVRTTSDQNLVLRWIPTHQIAPLYEALAAAGLGSAGAGTLADVTSCPGAESCRLAVTQSRGLGRLLADDLHDRPALVSSVPGLNIKISGCPNGCGQHHVAGIGLQGSLRKVGGRPAPHYFVMIGGGASNGTTTFGRHVATIPARRSAAAIERLIRLYRDQRAPAESPLAFFRRVELDVVKARLSDLSALSPETALPEDFIDLGEDQAFVPSVQEGECSA from the coding sequence ATGGCGGCAATAGATGATCCGAAGACGCTGGGGCGCGCACGCCTCTCGTTCGCCGACGCGGCCGAGATCGATGAGTTCGTCCGTGTGCTGGAGCAGTTCGAACGCGGAGACATCTCTGCGGACGAGTGGCGCGCGTTCCGCCTGGTGCGCGGCACGTACGCCCAGCGGCAGAGCGACGACGCGCAGATGCTGCGCGTCAAGATCCCACAGGGCATCCTGAGCGCAGAGCAGCTCGACGCCCTGGCGGACGTCGCCGCGCGGTACTCGCGAGGCTTCGCGCACATTACCACCCGCCAGAACGTGCAGTTCCATTTCGTGCGGCTGCACGACCTGGAACCCGCGCTGCGGCGGCTCGCCGATGCTGGACTCACGACAAGGGAGGCGTGCGGCAATTCGGTGAGGAACATCACCGCCTGCCCGTACGCCGGCGTGGCTGCCGACGAAGTGTTCGACGTCACGCCGTACGCCGAGGCGCTGACGCGGCACCTGCTGCGCCACCCCCTGAGCGCGAGCCTTCCGCGCAAGTTCAAGATCGCCTTCGAGGGCTGCACGGACGATCACGTCGCGACCGCGATCAACGACATCGGACTGACGGCGCGGATCTGGGCGATCGACGGCCTTCCACGCCGGGGCTTTCGGGTGACCGTCGCCGGAGGAACCTCCACGCTCGCGACCGCCGGCAGGCTGCTGACCGATTTCCTGCCCGCCGGGGACCTCCTCAATCTGGCGGAGGCGATCATCCGCGTGTTCCATCGCCTGGGCGACTACAAGCACAAGCAGCGGAACCGCCTGAAGTTCCTCGTGCGCTCGCTCGGATGGGACGCGTTCCGAGCGGAGCTCCAGGAGGAGCTGGAGCGGTTCCGCGCCGGGGGCGGCGTGAGCCTGCCGTTCGATCCCGAGCGGCCGCCGATAGAAGAACCGCCGGCGGCCTCGGTGGCGATTCCGCCGCCGGCAGCCCAGATCGCTGCGCGCGTCGCAGCCGGCAAAGTGACCGGTCCCGGCGTTGTTCCGCGCGTGGAGCCGCCGGCGGCCGGCGGTCCGAGCGGGTTCCTGAGATGGCGCGAGACGAACGTCAGCTCGCAGAAGCAGCCGGCGTACGCCATCGCCACCATCACGACGCCGCTCGGGGACCTCACGGCGGATCAGATGCGCGTGCTCGGCGAGCTTGCCCTGGCGTTTGGCGACGGCACGGTCCGGACGACGTCGGACCAGAATCTCGTGCTGCGATGGATACCCACGCACCAGATCGCGCCGCTCTACGAAGCGCTCGCCGCGGCAGGCCTTGGCAGCGCCGGCGCCGGAACGCTTGCCGACGTCACGAGCTGCCCCGGGGCCGAGTCGTGCCGGCTGGCGGTCACGCAGTCCCGCGGTCTTGGACGGCTCCTCGCCGACGACTTGCACGATCGGCCGGCGCTCGTCTCCTCGGTGCCTGGTCTCAACATCAAGATCAGCGGCTGCCCGAACGGTTGCGGCCAGCACCACGTTGCCGGCATCGGTCTTCAGGGGAGCCTGCGCAAGGTCGGCGGCCGGCCGGCGCCGCACTACTTCGTGATGATCGGCGGCGGCGCGTCCAACGGCACGACGACGTTCGGCCGGCACGTGGCCACGATTCCAGCCAGGCGCAGCGCGGCGGCAATCGAGCGGCTGATCCGGCTGTATCGGGACCAGCGCGCGCCAGCCGAATCCCCGCTGGCGTTCTTCAGACGCGTGGAGTTGGACGTCGTCAAGGCAAGGCTGAGCGACCTCTCGGCGCTGTCGCCGGAGACCGCCCTGCCTGAAGACTTCATCGACCTGGGAGAAGACCAGGCGTTTGTCCCGTCCGTGCAGGAAGGCGAGTGCTCGGCGTAA